A region of the Apium graveolens cultivar Ventura chromosome 6, ASM990537v1, whole genome shotgun sequence genome:
TCCGCGAGCGGAAAGACCGAGCCGAGGCTTCTGTCCGGGAGATGAGGGCTGAGAACAAGAAGTTAAGAGATGATTTAGCTTCTCGCCCTACTCCGGAGGAAGTTCTGGCCGGCTTCCGAGGCACTCTTACTTATTTTGAGGAGTTGAATGACAAGGCACTGGAGAAGATCCAGATCTGCTGGAGGGTTGCCTCCCGGTACCTCGCCGACAATCCTCAGGGTACCATCGATGTCTTCCTTGAGAAGTACATAGAGGATGAGACCCGGATGGAGAATGAGGCTAATGTCATCCTGGCAAGAGAATCCGGGATCGGACCGTCCACCAATGCGCCTCCTATGCCCGAATCTCCTTTGGCCCAACAGCCTCCTCTTCCCCAGGACGAACCAGAGCAACCTCCTTCTCCTCCCGCCGAGTCAGCCGCGGAAGATTAAAGACTTTGCCGAGCGTGGCATGTAATTTGAATTTGATGTTTTAAGTCTAAGTATTTCTGAACTAAGCCTTTTGGCTTCTTTATCTTGTTTGTATTTTGAACGTATTTTGGTTTGTCTCCGGGGTCGGTTTCCCCGAATTTATTTCAATGTATTTGTGCTTTCCCTGTATTTCATTGCTTTTTATTTGATTTAGGACTTAAAAAGTTTTTCAAGTACACATAGGATGTGTTTTCTGACCCCGGGACGGGGTAAAATTTATAACTTTAAGAAATTTTTCTAAatacacatgggctgtgtttttatTGACCCCGGGATTGGGTAAAATTTCCAATTTTAAtgaattttctaagtacacatgggctgtgttttttGACCCAGGGATGGGGTAAAATTTctaattttgagaaatttttcTAAATACACATGGGATGTGTTGTTTGACCCCGGGATGAGGTAAAATTTATAACTTTAAGAAATTTTtccaagtacacatgggctgtgtgTTTTTTTTACCCCGGAATGGGGTAAAATTTACAATTTTAAGAAATTTTTCTAAGTGGTAAATTTATCTAAATCATGCATTCGGGTGTGCGTATGATGACAGTAAACAAGCAATATAGTGAAATTGATTCAAGCTATGGGTGCTCAAAATAAAGTTTTTCATTCAGATCGATATATAGCAAAAATTACATTCCGGGGTGAATGAGAACAATGTTTAAATTAAGATATCATAGCATGAACATAGAGATGATCCCAGAATGTGCACATTTCCCTtactggtagaatttccttagccGGGCCCCGTGCCAGGTGTTTGGGACCTCGGTTCCGCTGAGGTAGTTTAACTTGTATGTTCCCGAACGGAGCACCTATTTGACTATGTAGGGGCCGTCCTAGTTGGGCTGTAGTTTTCCTTGGTTTGTTGGGTCTGAAGCTTCGGTGTCCCGGAGTACTAGATCTCCCACTTCATATTCCCTGATCTTGGCCTTCTTTGTAAAATAGagctttttcttttctttgtaGCTTTCCATCTTTTCCATAGCCCGGTCTCATACTTCATCCAAGAGTTCCAGGTTGATCTTGAGGCCTTCAATATTTGAGACTTCATCGAAATTGACGAATCTGTGGGAGGGGGATTCGGTTTCCACTGGTAGTCGTGCCTCGGTATCATAGGCAAGCTTAAAATGAGTCTCTCCGGTTCCAGTCCTGGGAATGGTCCTGTAGGACCACAAGACTTTCGGGAGCTTATCTGGCCAGTTCTTCTTAGACTCCTCCATCTTTTTCTCTAGGCCCCGGAGTATTGTCTTGTTGGTGACCTCTACTTGTATGTTTCCCTGGGGGTGGGCCACATATGCTTTCTTATGCTTGATTCCGAGTTCTTTCAGATATGCTTCGAAGTCTGATCCAACAAACTATGACCCGTTATCCGAGATCAAGACCATCGGAATCCCAAACCTCATCATGATTGAATCCATGAATTTGATGCAGTCCTGCTGATTGATGGTTCTCATGACCTTAGCCTCTTCCCATTTAGTCATTTAGTCAATTGCTACTAGGACGTAGCGCAAATCCCCTTTGGCCCAGGGAAAAGGACCCATGATGTCAATTCCCCAAACAGCGAAAGGGACTGGGGACAGCACTGACCCCGGAAGGCTTGGACTCTGTTTCGGCACATTGCTGAACTTTTGACATTTGGTGCACTTTTTTACATATGCAACTACGTCTGCGTGGATAGTTGGCCAATAATAAccttgtctgatgactttgtaGGCTAGTGCTTTGGCAGCTAGGTGATCTCCGCAGATTCCTTCGTGCACCTCTCGGAGACAATAATCTTCCTCGCCCGGATCAACACATTTGAGAGTGGGCACGGTGAAGGTTCGCCAGTATAGCTGATTATCTTCCAGGAAGAATCGAGCAGCTTTATACTTGAGGTAGCGCGCCTTATTCTGATCTTCTGGTAGGATTCCATCCCTCAAATAGGCAATGTAGGGAGTCATTCAGTTATCCGGGCTACTGATGCACATGACTTCGGCCCTGTCAATGCTAGGTGCCCCGAGTTCTTCAAAGTAGACCGAACTACTTAGGTCTGAAGTGTTCTGCACGAGCTTGGATAGCTAATCTGCCTTGGAGTTTTCTTCTCTATTTATCTGCAGGACGATGGTATCCGGGATGGTTTCCAGGATGCTGCGCACCATGGCTTGATATTGTGCTAGTTTGGGGTCTTTCGCAATGTACTCTCCATGGGTTTGTTTGACCACAATCTGGGAATCACTATAGATGACCCACTTTGTTACCCCGAGTGACTTTGCCAATCTTATTCTGGAGAGGAGTGCTTCATATTAAGCTTGATTGTTCGTTGCTTTAAAAGCGAAGGTTATGGCCTGTTGAATTGTAAAGCCATCCGGGCTGGAGATGATTAGGCCTGCCCCGGACCTTTCGACTGTCGCCGAGCCATCCATATACAATGTCCATGCATTATTATCGTTAGTTTCCTTTTCGCCTCCGGATTGGATTGTTTGTATATCTGGGATTTCGGGGAAAGTGCATTTCATGACAAACTCGGCCAaagcctgggcttttatggccgtcCTTGGAACAAACTTAATGTTGAATTGGCTTAGATCAATCGCCCAATTTACCAGTCTTCCGGATGCATCCAGCTTGTGAATGATTTTTCATAGTGGCTGATCAGTAATCACCTTGATTTTCCGGCCTAGGAAATATTGCCTCAATTTTTTTCTTGAGTGTACAAGAGCTAAGGCAAATTTTTTTAAGTTTGGGTACCGGGTTTCGGCGTCCTTGAGGACCTGACTTACATAGTAGACCGGGCTCTGTGTCCCACTTTTTTCCCGTATGAGAGCCGACGAGACTACTCTTGCCCCGGCTGCAATGTAGAGATATAGAGGCACCCTGTGCTTAGCTTTTGAAAGTATAGGCGGGTTCATCAGGTGTTGTTTGATTTCTTCGAAGGCCGTGCGGCATTCCGGAGTCCAGTTGATTAGCTTTTTGTTATTGGCTCCTTTTAGTAACTCAAAGAAAGGCAGGAACCTTTCTGCTAGTTTTGGGATAAACCTGCAAAAGGCTACCAAGCATCCTGCCAATTTCTGGATGTCTTTCTGAGTCCGGGGAATCGCCATTTCCATTATAACTTTAATCTTCTCCGGGATGGCTTCGATCCCCCGTTCACTAACCAAAAAATCGAGAAATTTCCCTCATGGGACCCTAAAAGCACATTTTTCCAGGTTCAGCTTCATGTTGTACTTCCTCAAGTTGTCGAAACATTccttgaggtctttgatgtgatCCGGGATTGTGATTGACTTGGAAATCATGTTGTCGACCAGGTTTCTCCCATTTGGCTCTTGAAAATGGTGTTCATCATTTTTTGATATGTTGCTCTGGCGTTGATTagcccaaatggcatcatgataaAGGCGTATACAGCCCGGTGTGTGATAAATTCCGTCTTTGTGATATCTTCTGGATTATTTTGACTTGGTTGTATCCGGAGAAAgcatccatgaagcttagcattACATGGCCCGAAGTTGCATCTAACAGCTGGTCGATGTTGGGTGGGGGTAGGAATCTTTTGGGCATGCCGAATTGAGGCTTGTGTAATCAACACACATTCTCCACTTCCCGTTTGGCTTCTTGACTAGGACAACATTTGCTAGCCAATCCGGGTACTTAATTTCGCAAATGATATATGCTTTCAATAATTTTTCCACTTCCTGAACAATTGCTTGTTGTCTTTACGGGGAAAAGTTTCTCCGCTTCTGCTTAATGGGTTTTTGTTTCGGATCGACATCCAGGTTGTGCATTGCAATAGATTCATCAATTCCTGGCATGTCATCCGGGGACCAGGAAAATACATCAGCATATTCTTTCAATAATTGGACAAGCTCTTTCTGAAAGGCGGTTTCCAGGCCTTTGCCAATTTTGATCTTCCGGGTGGGATTCCCGGGCTCCAGTTCGACTTCTATTGTTTGTTGGGCAGGTTCGACCTTTGTCTTCTCTTTGGTTTCCACAATCTTCTAAATCCGGGCGTCAGTATTGGTTATGTTGTACCCCGAATCTTCAATCATGTCCACATCTAATCTAGGCCTCTTACTGAGATGTTCACGATGCTTCTTTCTGCTTCGTCCTTTGGGGAGGGATACTATATTTATTCTGTTTTCTGGTTCAGTTTCTGCCATGATCAAAGCTTGGCCATAACATTTTCCTGCCATTTTTCTGTCTCCCTTCAGTTCTCCTATTCCACCTAGGGTGGGGAATTTGAGTTTTAAGTGAATCGTCGAAGGGATGGCCCGGAGCTTGGTGATCGTGGGCCTACCGAGGATCATGTTGTATGATGATATTGCGTTTATCACATAAAACTTCATTATATGGGAGACCTGCTGGGGTGCAGTTCCAAAGATAATGGGAAGATAAATGACACCCCGGATTAGAATCATTGTATTTATGAATCCATACAAGGGGTCTTCAAGACAGGGGTCCATGCAAAAGTATCTGAGCTCCATCCTGTTGAGTGTG
Encoded here:
- the LOC141665097 gene encoding uncharacterized protein LOC141665097; translated protein: MAIPRTQKDIQKLAGCLVAFCRFIPKLAERFLPFFELLKGANNKKLINWTPECRTAFEEIKQHLMNPPILSKAKHRVPLYLYIAAGARVVSSALIREKSGTQSPVYYLDASGRLVNWAIDLSQFNIKFVPRTAIKAQALAEFVMKCTFPEIPDIQTIQSGGEKETNDNNAWTLYMDGSATVERSGAGLIISSPDGFTIQQAITFAFKATNNQA